GATCAAGAAGACGGAATTCATCCATAACAAAGAAGGTAAGCATGGAAACAGCTGAAGTGAAACTGTTAAGGATAGATCAAAATCGTCATAAAGGAAAGCCAGGGCAGTTAACGATTTTAACGACATAGTGAGGGTGCCAGAGGCCCATACTCTGTACTGTACGGCTTGCAGGTAAAAATCTTCTGTTCACGAACAAAAGAAAAGCCGAGAAGAGCACTGAATGTGTCATCCGTATATGACCACCAACGAAGGTAAGAGATCTGTGCACAATATGCCCCATGGAAGATCAGCTGCAGAAGATATCACGTGTAGCAACCAgtttaataaaaaaatgaaagggtCTTTGAATGAAGAAAAGTTGCGGCACTTTGCACTCAGTGCCTCAAAGCAATAAACGTGCCAGTGAGCAGCGAGAATGCCAACGATAAAATAACGCACTAGAAAGGAAGCAAAATAAGTGTAGCCGATTGCACACTGTGAGAGACAGTGAAGCTACTGTCTCCTCCATTCGAGCCTTTTTCATTACTACTAAGTGATTTGTTTTTCATTGTTGTTTATTTTACCTAAGCCAGGTCTTTTTTTTTAGTCTGGTTGGCGTGGGGTTACCattgccttctcttttctttctgCAGTCTTTTCTTGTGCCTCCTTTGCTTTCTTCTGCCATTTCAGCTTCCCTCTCAACCCACTGTTTGATTCACCCCCCTTTAGAAATCAGTGCTAGACCATTATTTAGAGAAAAAACAGCGGGGGTCAAGAGAGCCCTACCTGAAGGGCTCATTCGCTCCGGTCATTCCGCGAAAATGAAGGTCGCTCTTCAGCTTTGAAGCGAAGCGCTTCACTGCTGTCGTCGTCTCATCGCCTATCTTGTGCATTTCAGCGGATTCACCTTAATCTGACAACTTCGCTTAAAAGTTTTCACGATGCACTCATCACTTGGCCCTTCAACTGTCACTCGAGATCCACTTTTCACTCGATGCATTCAGAAGCCGAAATCAGCGACGCAATATTGCGTCACGAGTGTCGAGAATACCTTGCGTGACGCAAGAAGTCAATGTGTGCCAAAGGAATGTGTTTACCTTGTTGTGAACTAAGGGGATGGTTGTCGCGTATCACAACACTGTACGTGATTGTCACGAGACTTTCTGGAGTGCGGGGGAGCGGCGGCCGACAAGGTCACCCAGATTCGCCCATATCGAGCGAGCTTGTTTCGGAGGAGCGATCGTTGAACCGAAAGAAAGGGCGTCATGGCCGCACCGTGCGCAAACCCTGAGTCAGACGAGGGAGGGAAACTTGAGCTCGCCTCCTCCGCGAATGATGTCAGAGGCAGCGGGAGGAGGCCCCTCTGGGCCCCTATATGTCGCTGGCCGTGCTGCGGAGTGCCGTGTGCAAAGTGTTAGAAAAATGGAAGGCCCGCCAGCCACCGCAGCACACGCTCACCGGGTTCTGCTGCGAACTGCCTAAGTGCGCCTACTCCTCCTAGACCGCCCGAGCCGACCGCTCTAAATCTCCGAGGTAAGCCACCGACGGATTACCCTCTGTGCTGTGCTGGATTTGAGAGCCACGCAAGATTGGATTAGTGGGAAGCTCGTATCGTTTCGTCGGCGGTCACGGTAAGCACAAAACGTAGCCATGACGCCCTCTGACGTCAGGTGAGGAGTAATCATGTACCAAGGTACCGCACCACTGTTAAGGTTTACGAGGCGCTTACTTAGTTGTCGGTTGCCGTGAACCGCTTGTTTAACTAGTCTTGCACTAGAAACGATGCAGCGAACTTTTACGCGTAGTTCGTTTCGTTACCGAGTAGAATATATTGCACAGTCCTCACTGCCCATTCCGAGGATTGGTGCGTGCTATAGAAACACATTAGGTACGCGGTAGGCACGGATGCGTAAAACGATAGCGCGCTCTGCCCGGCCTTGTGCGAGAAGTCAGAAATAGCGTGGCAGGGAGTCACCGCGTTACGAAGCTGGCCCCCATCCAGGGCGACCGAAATAGCGCGGTGAGACACCTTTGCACAAGGCTTTGCCAAGCGTGTTGAAATAGCGTACGCAACGCATCGACGACTGATTTAAGGTAATTTATTACGAGGTAGGTGGTGGCGATTGCTTGATATCTCGATTTTATCGAAAAACAGGCTCTTTATATTGCTGGCAACCAGCGCGTGCGTGGAAAAACTCCGTTCACTTGCATCGGTGTGCTAGGTCGCGATGCCGCGGTATCACTAGGGCCACATTTTTTGAAATTGTTGGCGCAGATGCCTTTCAAGCCCGTTGAACATGCCAAGTGCCCTAAGTGCGGCAAGTCCGTCTATGCCGCCGAGGAGATGCTGGCTGCTGGCAGCAAGTGGCACAAGACCTGTTTCGTTTGTGGTGAGCAGCTTTTCACTTGTTCTATTTGTTGGCATGAAACAACAGTGAGGGATAACGCTGGCGTGCGCTGTAGGTCTGTGCCACAAGCGGTTGGACAGCACCAACGCTAGTGAGCATGGAGGAGAGCTGTTTTGCAAGCAGTGCTACGGCCGCAAGTTCGGACCCAAGGGCTACGGCTTCGGCGGTGGCGCCGGCTGCCTCTCGATGGACAAGGGCGAGCACCTGGGAAACACCGAGTGCGCTATGAGGTACGGCTCGGTTTCGCTGATATCCACTCCGACCACTGAACCCTTCTATCTCTCTTTATTTGCAGCAACAAGCCACACGACCCCACATATGGCTAATTCTATACAACAGAGCAATGGAACCCAGTGATGCActtgtgtagtttttttttatcttttactcCATCGTCACACATCTAACAACTATCGTCGCAGTGTACAATGTGAACCGACAGCACTTCGTAAGCTCCCAAGCATTTAGCAACAACTAAATAGCTGCAAAAGATGGATGAGAGATTTTACTACAAGTAAATTTAGACAGAGTCCGATTCGCGCAGCGATCATGCATCAAGCCGTATGTTAGATGAGTCAGTAGACAATAACGGCCAGAGTATTGTGCACCCTACTGCATTCGTGGGAGAAAAATATACACCTGTATCGCTTCACTGTCCTCATTCCATAATGGAAACAAGTTTGTACATGTTTCGAACTTCTCGTCGAGCGAAGATCTAGTCTCAAAGCAGCTTCGTTACTGTCTAGCTAGAAAATAATGACGACGTGCAAGAtttatttacgaaaaaaaaaatgctaacaGAAATGGCGCCTTCAGGAGTTCGGCGCGTTGTTACGTTTGGTCTTGTTTCGAACCAGTATCAAATGTTGCTATATCAGAGTTCGAATTTCACCTGAAATAAAGATTTGTATGACGTATCAAATCTGTCTCTCTCAGTTATTCTTTTTGAATGTTGAATGCTTGTTCATAATGGGCTGTAAGTGCGCAGAGAGATTATCACAAGCATTGATAACGTGCGCAGTCTTGTTGTCAGCAGATGCCACCAGAGAATGCTGAACCCATTCCTTTTCTAGCAGGCTGCCATTCATTCTGAaagcgcagctattgaagcgctGAACATCTAAACACACTTCGGTATACGTGGGTTAATTTGCGACAAATTGCTGAAGTTTCGTTTGTGAGTTTGAACCAAGCAGTTATCAGTAGACAAGGTCACGGTATGCCCTTCGGCAAAACGAACTACTGGGCTAGTTGGCTATATACGAAACTAAAACAGTACAGCGCAAAAACgacaaacaacaagaacaacaacatcaaaaaaaaaaaaaaggtttgggCAATCGACTGGCATTCACTCCATTTTCTTCTGAGTTCGTCGCTTTAGCACTGTAGGCTTTTATTAGTGTTCTCTGTATATCGTTATATTGATTCCTTAAAGCTTTGCCCGACCTCCctgccttctaataaatcatCTCACAAATGTGTATACCAAAAATACTCATGAAAGCGTGCCAGCACGATTCATGTTTCACTGACTAATGAACTAGTTTTGTCGAAGAACCAACATTCCACAATATATGACAAAACCGACTATCAATtgtgatgagagagagag
The nucleotide sequence above comes from Rhipicephalus microplus isolate Deutch F79 chromosome 2, USDA_Rmic, whole genome shotgun sequence. Encoded proteins:
- the Mlp60A gene encoding muscle LIM protein at 60A, with the translated sequence MPFKPVEHAKCPKCGKSVYAAEEMLAAGSKWHKTCFVCGLCHKRLDSTNASEHGGELFCKQCYGRKFGPKGYGFGGGAGCLSMDKGEHLGNTECAMSNKPHDPTYG